From a single Bremerella cremea genomic region:
- a CDS encoding TrmH family RNA methyltransferase, with amino-acid sequence MEIIRSLQNAQIKAAVKLRDRRGRTQQQRTIIDGLREIRRALECGFPIETIFLNPEALSGPEAGPFSRTLAEHPETAITHVSSEVMAKLSFGERLEGAVAVAKLFQRNLQDVKLPRCPLIAVIEQVEKPGNVGAILRTVDAVGANLLISADGQTDLFNPNAIRASLGTIFSVPVVDATSEETIEFLQGQGVQMLAARVDGSIPYTTVDMTQPTALILGSEAHGLSDKWHQAGITNIHLPMHGIADSLNVSTTAAVLLYEALRQRS; translated from the coding sequence ATGGAAATCATCCGCTCACTTCAAAACGCTCAGATCAAAGCGGCGGTGAAGCTTCGTGACCGGCGCGGGCGGACGCAGCAGCAGCGGACGATCATCGATGGCTTGCGGGAGATTCGCCGGGCCTTAGAGTGCGGTTTTCCTATCGAAACAATCTTCCTCAACCCGGAAGCCCTCTCGGGACCCGAGGCCGGGCCGTTTTCCCGTACGCTGGCCGAACACCCCGAAACCGCGATTACGCACGTAAGCTCGGAAGTCATGGCCAAGCTTTCCTTTGGCGAGCGTCTGGAAGGCGCCGTCGCGGTCGCCAAGCTCTTTCAGCGGAACCTCCAAGACGTCAAGCTTCCCCGGTGCCCCTTGATCGCGGTGATCGAGCAGGTCGAAAAGCCCGGCAACGTGGGGGCTATTCTGCGGACGGTCGATGCCGTCGGGGCGAACCTATTGATCTCTGCCGATGGTCAGACCGATCTCTTCAACCCCAACGCTATTCGCGCGAGCCTGGGAACGATCTTCTCGGTTCCCGTCGTCGATGCGACCTCGGAAGAAACCATTGAATTTCTCCAAGGGCAGGGGGTCCAAATGCTCGCCGCCCGAGTCGACGGATCGATCCCCTACACAACGGTCGATATGACTCAGCCAACTGCCTTAATACTTGGTAGCGAAGCGCACGGACTCAGCGACAAGTGGCACCAAGCGGGGATCACCAACATTCATCTGCCGATGCATGGTATCGCCGATAGTTTAAACGTCTCGACCACGGCTGCCGTGCTGCTTTACGAAGCCCTAAGGCAACGCTCTTAG
- the folD gene encoding bifunctional methylenetetrahydrofolate dehydrogenase/methenyltetrahydrofolate cyclohydrolase FolD — protein MSAKILDGKTVANALQEDIAQRVELFVSNTGITPCLAAVLVGEDPASQVYVRNKERACGKVGMASELFRMPEDVSQAELLNLVQGLNKNDKVSGILVQLPLPKHLDASEVLDAIDPQKDVDCFHPSNVGLLSQGRPNFLPCTPHGVLQILKHFNLPTAGKNVCILGRSDIVGKPLALMLMQRTSETCGPDFANATVTVCHSRTPNLKAMTTQADILIAAIGVPKFVTADMVKPGAVVVDVGINRTDEGLCGDVDYDALLEVAGAVTPVPGGVGRLTVTMLLENTLKAAILQAK, from the coding sequence GTGAGTGCCAAGATTCTGGATGGAAAAACGGTTGCCAATGCCCTGCAAGAGGACATCGCCCAGCGGGTCGAACTGTTCGTCAGCAATACCGGCATTACCCCCTGTTTAGCGGCCGTTTTGGTGGGGGAAGACCCCGCCAGCCAGGTGTATGTCCGCAATAAGGAGCGAGCTTGTGGCAAAGTGGGCATGGCCAGCGAGTTGTTCCGCATGCCGGAAGACGTCTCGCAGGCCGAACTCCTCAACTTAGTTCAGGGACTTAATAAGAACGACAAAGTAAGTGGCATTTTGGTTCAGTTGCCGTTGCCTAAGCATCTCGATGCGTCCGAAGTTCTCGATGCGATCGACCCCCAAAAGGATGTCGACTGTTTTCATCCGAGCAATGTCGGTTTGCTTTCGCAGGGCCGTCCGAACTTTCTTCCTTGTACTCCGCATGGCGTGCTGCAGATTCTCAAGCATTTCAATTTACCTACCGCTGGGAAAAACGTTTGTATATTGGGACGCAGCGATATCGTAGGCAAACCGCTGGCGTTAATGCTCATGCAGCGAACGAGCGAAACCTGTGGCCCTGACTTTGCCAACGCCACCGTGACCGTCTGCCATAGCCGTACGCCAAACTTGAAAGCGATGACCACCCAGGCCGATATCTTGATAGCCGCGATCGGCGTGCCGAAGTTTGTCACGGCAGATATGGTGAAACCAGGGGCCGTGGTGGTTGATGTGGGGATCAATCGAACCGATGAAGGACTTTGCGGCGATGTCGACTACGACGCGCTATTGGAAGTCGCCGGAGCCGTTACCCCAGTGCCAGGGGGCGTGGGACGTTTGACCGTCACCATGTTGCTGGAAAACACCCTGAAAGCGGCCATTCTGCAGGCCAAATAG